One window from the genome of Oryctolagus cuniculus chromosome 1, mOryCun1.1, whole genome shotgun sequence encodes:
- the LOC138843224 gene encoding tripartite motif-containing protein 64C-like — protein MAASLDFHSLAWQKSSQPPGSVQILLTVLAELVQMLRLQRVNPELTLRNITGLREMLNNFRVDNGLRREVARRYVSFSEDLRSTIFGEEHRSAPNHSQRAESFAVWGAQTFTSGQHYWEVDVSSSSNWILGVCYDSSTSDTSNIIHFEEAFLLASLKSNNHYILYTSVPPLTHYVKRPLSMVGVFLDCDHGTVGFYDVDKGSLIHCNVPTQFTSPLNPFFWLGPP, from the exons ATGGCTGCCAGTTTGGATTTCCATTCCCTTGCTTGGCAGAAAAGCTCACAGCCTCCTGGCTCAGTGCAGATCCTCCTGACTGTACT AGCAGAGCTGGTGCAGATGCTCCGTCTCCAGAGGGTGAACCCAGAGCTGACATTGCGGAACATCACTGGACTCAGAGAGATGCTAAACAACTTCAGAG TGGATAATGGTCTGAGGAGGGAAGTGGCCCGCCGCTATGTAAGCTTCTCTGAAGATCTCAGAAGCACAATATTTGGAGAAGAACATCGCAGTGCTCCCAACCAttcccagagagcagagagctttgCTGTGTGGGGTGCTCAGACCTTCACCTCTGGCCAACATTACTGGGAGGTGGATGTGTCATCCTCTTCCAACTGGATTTTGGGAGTCTGTTATGATTCCAGCACAAGTGATACCAGCAACATTATTCATTTTGAGGAagcatttctcctggcctccctgaaGAGTAACAACCATTACATCCTCTACACCAGTGTTCCACCCTTAACTCACTATGTGAAGAGGCCCCTGAGTATGGTTGGGGTGTTTCTGGATTGTGACCATGGAACAGTGGGTTTCTATGATGTTGACAAAGGTTCCCTCATACATTGTAACGTTCCAACCCAGTTTACTTCTCCTCTGAATCCCTTTTTTTGGCTTGGTCCCCCATGA